A region of Mycteria americana isolate JAX WOST 10 ecotype Jacksonville Zoo and Gardens chromosome 11, USCA_MyAme_1.0, whole genome shotgun sequence DNA encodes the following proteins:
- the LRRN1 gene encoding leucine-rich repeat neuronal protein 1, whose translation MAKVRVVLTVCQLVLELLMNSLTESSIQSNECPQLCVCEIRPWFTPQSTYREATTVDCNDLRLTKIPSNLSSDTQVLLLQSNNIAKTTDELQQLFNLTELDFSQNNFTSIKDVGLSNLTQLTTLHLEENQITEMTDYCLQDLCNLQELYINHNQISSISANAFSGLKNLLRLHLNSNKLKVIDSRWFDSTPNLEILMIGENPVIGILDMNFKPLSNLRSLVLAGMYLTDIPGNALVGLDSLESLSFYDNKLVKVPQLALEKVPNLKFLDLNKNPIHKIQEGDFKNMLRLKELGINNMGELVSVDRYALDNLPELTKLEATNNPKLSYIHRLAFRNVPALESLMLNNNALNAVYQKTVESLPNLREISIHSNPLRCDCVIHWINSNKTNIRFMEPLSMFCAMPPEYRGQQVKEVLIQDSNEQCLPMISHETFPNHLNLDIGMTVFLDCRAMAEPEPEIYWVTPLGNKVTVESLSDKYKLSSEGTLEISNIQVEDSGRYTCVAQNIEGADTRVATIRVNGTLLDGTQVLKIYVKQAESHSILVSWKVNSNVMTSNLKWSSATMKIDNPHITYTARVPVDVHEYNLTHLQPSTDYEVCLTVSNIHQQTQKSCVNVTTKNAAFALDISDQETSTALAAVMGSMFAVISLASISVYIAKRFKRKNYHHSLKKYMQKTSSIPLNELYPPLINLWEGDSEKDKDGSAETKPTQVDTSRSYYMW comes from the coding sequence ATGGCGAAGGTTAGAGTTGTTTTAACTGTTTGCCAGTTGGTGCTAGAATTGTTAATGAATTCATTAACTGAGTCTTCCATACAGAGTAACGAATGTCCACAGCTTTGTGTATGTGAAATCAGGCCATGGTTTACACCACAGTCAACGTACAGGGAAGCCACAACAGTTGACTGCAATGACCTTCGATTAACAAAAATCCCCAGCAATCTTTCCAGTGACACTCAAGTCCTTCTGTTACAAAGCAACAACATCGCAAAGACCACAGATGAACTCCAACAGCTATTTAATTTAACAGAATTGGATTTTTCACAAAATAACTTCACAAGTATCAAAGATGTGGGGCTCTCAAATCTCACTCAACTTACTACTTTGCACCTGGAGGAAAACCAGATAACGGAGATGACCGACTACTGCTTGCAAGACCTTTGCAATCTTCAGGAGCTGTATATAAATCACAACCAGATcagcagcatttctgcaaatGCATTCTCTGGCCTGAAGAATCTTTTGAGATTACATCTCAACTCCAACAAGTTAAAGGTTATTGACAGCCGTTGGTTTGATTCCACTCCTAACTTAGAGATTCTCATGATTGGAGAAAATCCAGTGATTGGAATATTAGATATGAATTTCAAACCACTCTCAAATTTAAGGAGTCTAGTTTTGGCAGGTATGTATCTCACAGACATTCCTGGCAATGCCTTGGTAGGCTTGGATAGTCTTGAAAGTCTTTCCTTCTATGACAACAAATTGGTAAAAGTTCCTCAGCTTGCGCTTGAGAAAGTTCCAAATTTAAAATTCCTGGATCTCAACAAAAATCCGATTCATAAAATTCAAGAAGgtgattttaaaaacatgctcAGATTGAAAGAGCTTGGAATCAATAATATGGGAGAACTCGTTTCTGTTGATAGGTATGCGCTGGACAACCTGCCTGAACTTACAAAGCTTGAAGCCACCAACAATCCAAAGCTGTCTTACATACATCGTTTGGCATTTCGCAACGTTCCTGCCCTGGAGAGCTTGATGCTGAACAATAATGCCTTGAATGCAGTCTACCAAAAGACGGTGGAATCCCTTCCAAATCTGCGTGAGATCAGTATCCACAGTAACCCGCTCAGGTGCGACTGTGTCATTCACTGGATCAACTCAAACAAAACCAATATCCGTTTCATGGAACCTCTATCCATGTTTTGCGCCATGCCTCCAGAATACAGAGGACAGCAGGTGAAGGAAGTGTTAATACAGGATTCAAACGAACAATGTCTTCCAATGATCTCTCATGAGACTTTTCCAAATCACTTAAACTTGGACATTGGCATGACAGTTTTTTTAGATTGTCGGGCCATGGCAGAACCTGAGCCAGAAATTTACTGGGTCACTCCTCTCGGCAATAAAGTAACTGTCGAAAGTCTCTCTGACAAATACAAGCTGAGTAGTGAAGGCACCTTGGAAATCTCTAACATCCAGGTTGAAGACTCTGGGAGGTACACCTGTGTTGCTCAAAACATAGAAGGGGCTGACACGAGGGTCGCTACTATCCGGGTGAATGGAACACTTTTGGATGGTACCCAGGTTCTGAAAATTTACGTTAAGCAAGCTGAATCGCATTCAATCTTAGTGTCTTGGAAAGTTAATTCCAATGTCATGACTTCCAATTTAAAATGGTCATCGGCCACTATGAAGATTGACAACCCTCACATTACGTACACTGCTAGGGTCCCAGTTGATGTACATGAATATAACCTCACACATTTACAACCATCTACAGATTATGAAGTGTGTCTAACGGTGTCAAATATCCATCAGCAAACACAGAAGTCCTGCGTTAATGTTACaacaaaaaatgcagcttttgcgCTAGATATTTCAGACCAAGAAACCAGCACTGCCCTCGCAGCAGTAATGGGATCCATGTTTGCTGTCATTAGCCTCGCCTCCATTTCTGTTTATATTGCGAaaagatttaagagaaaaaacTACCACCACTCAttgaaaaaatatatgcaaaagaCCTCTTCAATCCCACTGAATGAGCTCTACCCTCCACTTATTAATCTCTGGGAAGGTGACAGTGAAAAAGACAAGGATGGTTCTGCAGAGACCAAGCCAACCCAAGTTGACACATCCAGAAGCTATTACATGTGGTAA